A section of the Amblyomma americanum isolate KBUSLIRL-KWMA chromosome 2, ASM5285725v1, whole genome shotgun sequence genome encodes:
- the LOC144118691 gene encoding uncharacterized protein LOC144118691, whose amino-acid sequence MTVLGNICSFHAGGNKAALGAVLHPAEIANQSVTDVTWAIVTLPGALLALLTCTVVIWISYIKPHEPEPQSSENLAVMRIAQEKIASPVKRRGVECAYATYLAIFSLSYVPSQMLGLEPRITLVVALAAMILVTSSLTSCLRAAFEFIRNIWQMLPWGVLLLLGATHVASEVVQAFSMVPSSFWEERTLLEVQTLLAFAAAIMAEGADKQVIVEIMMPVVGHISEMKQMYPAYYAIPVVVGASSNVIMPSSVPTALLHDLSRVPFWKMLLLGLFSKTVVMSMVIVTVNVMDRVGLLGTDAPHD is encoded by the exons ATGACCGTGCTCGGAAATATCTGCAGCTTTCATGCCGGTGGCAACAAGGCAGCCCTGGGAGCAGTCTTGCACCC GGCTGAAATTGCGAACCAGTCGGTGACCGACGTCACCTGGGCAATCGTGACACTGCCCGGAGCTCTGCTGGCGCTGTTAACATGTACCGTCGTCATCTGGATCAGCTACATCAAGCCCCA TGAACCAGAGCCACAATCCTCCGAGAATCTTGCGGTCATGAGAATTGCTCAAGAGAAGATTGCGAGCCCAGTTAAGCGGAG AGGCGTTGAATGTGCCTACGCCACGTACTTGGCCATCTTCAGCCTATCGTACGTGCCTTCGCAAATGCTCGGCCTGGAACCACG GATTACACTGGTGGTCGCGCTTGCTGCGATGATCCTTGTGACGAGTTCGTTGACGTCGTGCCTCCGAGCTGCGTTCGAGTTCATCCGGAATATCTGGCAGATGCTTCCCTGGGGAGTCCTGTTGCTGCTCGGAGCGACACATGTCGCGTCGGAGGTGGTGCAG GCGTTCAGTATGGTGCCCTCGTCGTTTTGGGAAGAACGAACCCTGCTCGAGGTGCAGACGTTGCTGGCCTTTGCCGCAGCAATCATGGCCGAAGGAGCGGACAAGCAAGTCATCGTCGAGATTATGATGCCCGTTGTCGGACACATA TCCGAGATGAAGCAAATGTACCCGGCCTACTACGCCATCCCGGTGGTCGTGGGCGCGTCGAGTAACGTTATTATGCCTTCAtcggtgcccacggccctcttGCACGATCTATCACGGGTGCCTTTCTGGAAGATG CTCCTGCTGGGGCTGTTCTCCAAGACCGTCGTCATGAGCATGGTGATTGTGACTGTCAACGTGATGGACAGAGTGGGCCTCCTGGGCACCGACGCACCCCACGACTGA